The genomic interval GTTTCTTCTCTTGATAATATCTTATATAATATCTAGATAATAACTTCTCTATTTCTGCTAGAGAAGTACAGAAATTTTGTGTTCAAATCACACTATCCTGAAATAGTATTCAAAGGAAGAGGGCTATAGTCACACTGTTAAACCCAGCAAATATACACAACtttcatatttccaaataaatgtagaaataatgCTGTGTTCTACccctgaaggaaggaagaaggaagggagggaggaattcAGTAGGCTCGGGAAGCTAAAACAGCAGTAGTCCTCAAATTTTTATTGTACCAGCAGTCGGTTAAAAATTATAGGTTCCCAGCCTCCACTTAGACATTTGGATCTATTAGGTCTGTGAGTGGGTCCAGGAACCTGCATATTTATAATTGACCCCAGGTGATAGCAAGGTGAACCATGCTTTGGGAAGCATTGCCATTAAAGGGTTTTAAGGAACACAATGGAATAATTAAGATACAAGAATGAGGTTTTAAAATACATCTATggtctgtttcttattttattttttaatgtttatttatttttaagagagagagacagagtgcgagcaggggcagagcagagagagagggagacacagaatctgaagcaggctccacactctgagctgtcagcagggctcgaacccacaaaccatgagatcatgacctgagctgaagaagtcagacgcttaaacgagtgaaccacccaggcgcccctctatggtTTGTTTCTTAAGGTCAGCTTGCTGGGTTAAActcaatgaaatatttcttgagcCAAGCTGATATTAATGATAAGCTACCTTTGTGCAAACTCTGCCATGTAAATAAAAGAAGGCTTTTATTTAAACCACAAGCTTtgaggggcgcctagatggctcagttggttaaacgtcgactttggctcaggtcctgatcttacggtttgtgagtttgagctctatgtccggctctgtgctgacagctcagagcctggagcctgcttcggattctgtgtctccctctctctcttccccttccctgctcacattctgtctctctcaaaaataaataaacattaaaaaaaattttttaaaccacaagCTTCAATTTTataagtcacatttttttttaagttatgcaTTAGAGGAGTTCGAGAGAAACTGCTCTGAtattgattttacttttattagtGCAGAAACAACATGTTTATCACTTGGCCctctgtttcttgagtttttttgtcttattttaagtgGACTAATTCTCCTACTAAAGTCTATGCCAAAAATTGTGGTTCTTGTACCCAGTGGAATTAGCAAAGAATTAAGGTTTGCTGGATCTGGAGTGGCATAGGGAATCTGAATCCATATTAATTGCCCCCATGTGAGTCTAAGTGGGGTTATGCTTTTGAGAAGCTCTGCAGCTTTAAGAAGCATAGAAGAATATCAAATTGATTAAGAGCAAGGAGTTGGGTCACTGCCTTCTGGCAAAATTTAACAAAAGGGTATAAAACGcagtgtaaaatatacatatacacaatttgCCCGCTAttccagggtttcttttttttaactattttttttttgtaatgtgtatttatctttgacagagacagagacagaatgcaagcgggttaggggcagagagagagggagacacagaatccgaagcaggctccaggctccgagctgtcagcacagagcctgacgcggggcttgaactcaccagctgtgagatcacgaccggagccgaagtcggacgctcaaccaactgagccacccaggcacccctattccaGGGTTTTTAAACAGAGTTTCTAAAAATCCACCCAAGGACCCCCTGGGTAGATTTCCCAATTATAAGCCATCTCATCCTAGTGTATGGGAAACCCCATCTATAGGCCCTTCACCCTGCTCCAACCACAGCAGCTCTGTGTTTGATTGATAAACAGGGACTGTGTATGAAGTGTTAATTGGTTCCTTTTGCTAATTAAAACAAGTtttagtggcgcctgggtggctaagtcacttaagtctccaactcttggtttcagttcaggtcatgatctcacagttggtgggttcagtCTGCACATGGAGCCCTGCCCGtccggctccacactgacaacacggagcctgcttgggattctctcgctctcagaataaataaacttcaaaaaacaaaaaagaaaaacaaaacaagtttgaAGTTTCCTCATTTAAGCAAGCTTCTAAGTTCCCACTCAGGACTAGAGTTTCCAGGCTTAGAAACccattttctgaaattcaaaagcTCTTTTGCTTCACTTTTTGgctcactgaaaaacaaaactgagcttCCTATGTTCTCTGCCCTCTACTAGGTAGCTAGGATGCAAAGACACCAGACTCCTCTTCCATAAAGGGCTAAGGGCTCCAGTGTCCTAATAATTTCCTAGCCTCTAATGCAGTCCCTCCCAGACCTTTTGACTTTTAACCTTCTTACTTTTAAAGGCCTCTGAAATGTCAAAATAGATTTCAGGGGCTGACACAGGATTGCTGACTTCTTACTTTGCCCAGTTGATTCTCCTGACAAAAACGAACACCTGTGAAGTCTCACgatcattttataaaaacagcattttggggcacctggatggctcagtcaattgagcatgcaactcttgatttcggctcaggtcatgatccctgggccatgggattgagccccacattggggctccatgctgagtgtggagcctgcttaagattctctctgcccctctccctggctcacactctctctaagataaacaaatagggttgcctgggtgggtgtcagttgagtgtccaactttggctcaggtcctggtcttgtggttcatggttcttgagttcgggTACCATGTGCAACTTATTGCTGtcattggagcctgcttcagaccctccaccctcttccctctgtctgccctcacCTGTGGGCACTCTCACCTGAGAGGCTCCTgtgcactctctatctcaaaaataaaacaaaatatcagcatcataaatagatagatagatagatagatagataaaatagagCATTTTCCCAgtcatagtctttatttttatttcccaaaatAAAGTAGAGCATTTTGGTGGTTTTCAACAAAACTGCAGATAAGAATCAGttggagaaacacacacacacaaaatctatgCCCTGCCCCCACAGCGATTAAATTAGAATATTTGCGAATTTGGCCCTAGCATCCATTGGTTTTAAAAAGCTTGCAGAGTGTCTAATGGGGAACCAGAGTTTAGGACTACTATTTAAAGCAAAGGTAGTTCcttaaaatgagtttatttgaTCAAATGGGGGGGAAAGCCCCATATTTTCTTTAGCCTGTAAAAACTATTCATCCACAGACGTATGCTTGGGAACCTTGCTCCAATTCTTAGTCCACTCTACTaccaaaattatctttcaaaaacagTGAACCAATAACATCATTCAATTGCTTACAAACTGCTGGTGTTTCTCCGAACCTGTGGTCTGCAGCCCAGACTCCTTAGGATGATGTTCTAGGCCCTTGGTACTCTGTCAGCCGGCCCACCTCTCCACCTGCCTCTCCTACTACTTCTCTTATACATCCTCAACTCCAGCTTCTCAGACTACGTGCTGCACCCCCAAATGCCAAGCCTACTCCTGCCTCCTTTTTGTTCAAGCCCTTACCTCTGTAGGGAATGCCtttccccactttctctgcccaGCAAAAATGTTCAAATGATGATTCCTCCCTTGTGggatctccctcttcccttcaccGCACGTGCATCGTAGAAATAATCTCTTCTTCTTAACGAGAGACCCCAGAGCTATCTCTCAGCCCCCAGCATGCACCAATGCCCAGCAACCAGGAATGTGAGCAGATGTTTTCACATCTGTTTATGTGATAGCCTTTTGAGAACATCACGGGTGATAAACTGATAGTAATTAATACCTCTCCTCATTTAATCTCCCAGTTCGCCAGCTTCATCGAGAGTTCCTCAGAGCTGGATCCAATGTCATGCAAACCTTCACCTTTTATGCAAGTGAAGACAAGCTGGAGAACAGGGGAAACTATGTTGCAGAGAAAATATCCGTGAGTAAAACCATACATGGCATTCTTAGAAGGGCCTAGTAGACACATGTGTCATCACAGAAGTTCTTGTAGAGAAAAATGTTGCGCCGCTTCAGGGTTTTTAGATAATACAGAAATGAGATATGTGTGAACAACTCTTCTAGGTTTTAGCTGGAGTCCTCAAAAGTGACAGAAAAGCATTTAATGAAGCAGGTCAAAGAAGGGGGTGGTTAATGATGAGCGATTCTCTCAGTCTCCTAAGTTGCTGAGAGGGTAACCTAACAAATTCTTACACCCTTAAAGGTTTTTAATGTGGCACAGTGTAGGGGAAGGGTCAAAGGCACAAGGGGGCAGTGACCCTGGAATCTTCCTGGCTCAGCTATAATCAACCTTGTTGTGTTGGGCAAACCATTCAACTATGCCATCAAAGCGACAACTTCTTGAtccctaaaatgaaaaagaagttccAACATTCCATGAGTCTGTGTGACTTACAGCACCGGGGTTTAGTGAAGACAAGTGTCAATTTTTAATGCCTACGTAATTAGAAAATACCTTGTGATTATCtgttaattaagaaaatacataatgACAAAAAGTCATGAATTCTGTCATCATTTTAATGATGTCATCATCAACATCGTCATCACCACTATTTGCTAGATATTTCTCTAAGTGCAGCTTAGGCATTAGAAGATACCAGAtccttttatttaagatttttaccCTCTCCCAGATCATTAGTATGTAATATCCTATATGCTATCATTggatttattgttttcattactacTATTGGTGTTGTTACTGCAAATGGTTCAACTTGGTAATATGAACTATTCTGTCCCTGttattttctagaataaaatCTCTATTGTAACATACAACTGAGATGTGgatatttgaataataatttgGTTTCAACTTCACATGAAAATGTTGATATATCATATAATCATCCATTTTAGGGGCAGAAAGTCAACGAAGCTGCTTGTGACATTGCCCGGCAAGTGGCTGATGAGGGAGATGCTTTGGTGGCAGGAGGTGTGAGCCAGACGCCTTCGTACCTTAGTTGCAAGAGTGAAGCTGAAGTTAAGAAAGTATTTCAGCAACAGTTAGAGGTCTTTTTGAAGAAGAATGTGGATTTCTTGATTGCAGAGGTAAACGAAGATATCACCAAAGATGAGACATAGACGCTTAGTACATTTTCTCTACCTTTTGCTtttgtggggagcaggggagattAGGTTCCAATCATGGCTAGCAATATTTagtattaaaatcttttttccaaTTTAAGCTTTCTAGTGAATTTGATTCACTTAATCTAATAAAGTGTTCTTCAAACCTTTTGACTGCAATTCACAGTCATCAACGGtctgtggcatttaaaaaatgctaatggGTCACACTCAAAATGTGAAGATGATTCAACTAGTGATAATTATTAAGCAGTAAAACACGTTTTCTAACTGGGGAGAAACAAGAATAAAAGTACGTCAACCTGATcttatttcagtattttgaacATGTGGAAGAGGCTGTGTGGGCAGTCGAAGCCTTGAAAGCATCCGGGAAACCTGTGGCAGCTACCATGTGCATCGGCCCAGAGGGAGATTTGCATGGCGTCAGCCCTGGCGAGTGTGCAGTGCGCCTTGTTAAAGCAGGTGATGACGCATTTTGACCAGTTTGCAATTAGTGAGTCTTTTAAAATTAcgtaagggacacctgggtggctcagttggttatgagttctacttccgctcaggtcatgatctcactgtgtggTTCCTGGGTTGGAACCCGCATGAGCCTCTGGGCTTTGAGCCcgcaaagcctgcttcggatcccccgcctccctctctccctgcccctcccccaaactggctttcacacacacattctttcttgctttcaaaaaataaaataaacaaataataaaattacatacaAATGTAGGTCCACCTGTTAGTCCTATATACTACTTTtgcttaaaggaaaacaaaatttgctCTTCTAGGAGTATTGATAATAATATTGagtccaaaagagaaaaaagtaaaataaagtaagaagTACACACACCAGCCTTTTCAAAGGGGCCACTAGACCTACACTGAAGGTTTAATACCTAGAAATGAGAAGAGTTTCAGTAAATCAAAAGGAGCAttagaaaaacatgttttattttaaacctaaATTGAGGCCTTTAAACACATACAAAAAGCAAAGCATATCAGACTTAAAAGTTCAGTTGTTTTCTTTGCCAGAGTTTTTCCATTTTCGTAAATTACTGATATGCTTCGCTTTTTGTAATCGGTATaatgaacttaaaataatttGGTATGAAATACTGACTAACTTATCTTTTTCAATAATTTCCATTCCTAACATTGGGTTTCATTTCAATTAGGGAAAActcacaaaatgttttcaaagctgcctcactttattattctttttaatgtttatctttgagagagagagagagaaggcaggcgagctggggaggggcagagagaatccaaagcaggctccaggctctgagctgtcagcacagggcccaacgtggggcttgaagccacgaaccTCGAGACCATTACccaggccgaagtcagacacccaacccactgagccacccaggcgcccgtcaaAGCTGCCTCATTTTAAATGCAAGGCATAGCTCAGGGTCAGTGGAAGAGTCCAACTCACTCTGAGGAACAGAGACACTACGTTTGGCCAcgtttcatttctgatttttatccaACTCCTGATATTTCATAAAAGTCACTTCATACTTGTCATTAACAATAACAATTATTTAGATTTAGGAATGAGGCTATATAATCCTAAATTTTGGGGGGGGAATATgacaatggggggggggaggagaagcaaGTTAACTTGTTTCAAAAAGATCAGAAGAGGCTTTCATGACCCCTATTGTTAATTGGCAGAGATTCGTGACCTGCATCTAATTCTGCCCCCACCATTCCATTCAAGGTAGATGGCCATGGTGCTTGACATCACTGTGCCACTTATCTCTTTTGTGTATCGCTTTAATGTCTGACTCACTAGACTGTAAGGTcaaagaaggcagagactgtgtCTGTCTGGCTCAGCACTGAGTGCCCTGtgcctagcacagcacctggcacaaaaTAGGTCCTTAATTAATATCAGCCTAATAACTCCAGTCCATCTTCCAATGTTAGCTCAAATTCTACCTCCACATCCCTATACATCACCACACATACCCCAAGTAAACACTCCCTCCTCTCAGCAACTAGAACACTTTCTACTTACACCACTCATTTGGAATATCCTCAGTGAGCATCTTCTAATCTGTGAGAACATTATTAGGGTTCTGTagtgaaatatatttagaaagtgCTGTGTTAAATCAAGTCACACAGGTCTCTTTACTACAGAATTTCTCAGAGCCTTAGTGCTCGCTTAGGCGGTGCATATacttaaaattggaaaaatacacagaatttcTCAGAGCCTTTGATATGTTTGTGTATAGCAGCAGTCTCCAAGAAGGGGATATAGGAAACAGCTACTTCCTCACGAGTGACCATAGAGCCTTGTTTTCAGGGAGCAAACCTAAGGAAGCCCTTTGTGTCAAACCTTATGAAACCCTTGGTGTCAGGGACCATGtcctatatttatatttctctataaTCCCTTAAAAGGACTCTTATACCTAATAGATATCCAAGAGGTAACCAACATAGGATTAATTCATTAGTGTAATGAGGTCAAACAAGGAAAGAGAAACTCTGGCAGCAGAACATCcaaaaaaagaagatgatgatgatgatgatgatgatgatgatgaagaagaaggaggaggaggaggaggaggaggaggaggaggaggaggggaaagaggagaagaaggagaaggaaaagaagaagcagcagaagaaagaaagaaagaaagaaagaaagaaagaaagaaagaaagaaaaaagaaagtaaaggtaGTCAAGATCCAAGTGAAGATATTAAGTAAGCTGTTGAATATTTAAGTCTGGGACCCAAAGGAGAGGTCACGGTTAGAGAGAAATTTGGAGAGTTCTGGATATAGATCATACTGAAAGCCCTGGGACTGGAAAGGAAATGTAGGAGAAAAGATGGCCCACTGGGGCCCTAGGACATTGCAAGATTGAAAGGTTTAACCTTGAGGGGGTTGGCACCTAACGCCCAAAGAAAGCAGCCAGTGAGGTAGGAGCACCactgagagagcatgagaagccAAGAGAAGGGGAGTGTTGATGAAGGAGGGGATGGCCCACTAGGATGATGCTGCCCAGACATTGCATCAGATGAGAACAGAGGGACAACAACTGGATTTGGTAAGATCAAGGTCACTGGTGCTCTTGAACAAAAAACTGATTCAGAGAAATAACAGGAGGGAGGATTGGAACAAGAATGAAGGAGCAAACTGCAGACCCAGCCCAGTGAAAACCGCTGAGATGCTTGCCCCTGAACGCTGGATGCCGTGGCTTGTGGCATAGGCTTAGCTGCTCCCAGAATCTGGattagtgatatttttaaattggccTGATGAAAGGGAACACTGATCTTCAAGTGAGTGGTATGGTAACCACGAGCTGGGagtgttaaaaaattattgtgtCAAGATTGAAAAGTTGACTTCTAAAATtcgtagttaaaaaaaaaacaacctctaataatgattttttggaaaaaagatgGACAGCCAAGTGTACATAAATGACACTTCAGTTGTAACAGATTCTTCACAACACTTTTCCCAGAAAGCCCTTGCTGCCTGTTAGTAATCATTCCCATGCAGAAGTAAGCTAGGTTCGCAAGGAAGCAAGAATCAAAGGCTGTATTTGTAATTGACTGTTTCAAATAAAAGCTCCTTGATTAAGAGAGGAGAGTTGGGGCCACTGGTTATCTGATAAATCCCTAAAGCTCAGTTGTTCTTCCCACTTGCAGGAGCTTCCATCGTTGGCGTGAACTGCCATTTTGACCCCACAATTAGTTTACAAACAGTGAAGCTCATGAAAGAAGGCTTGGAGGCTGCCCGACTGAAAGCCCACCTGATGAGTCAGCCCTTGGCCTACCACACTCCTGACTGCAACAAGCAGGGATTTATTGATCTACCAGAATTCCCCTTTGGTAAGacagacattttataaattatctcAATGTCTTGATGTTTGACAAATTCCACATCTATAGCCATAGAGCTTTGTCACAGCAAAGAAATGGCAGCATATCTCATCTCTTGCCCTCAGTGTCTCTCCCTGCAGCCAAAAGCCCTTTGATATTTGACCACAGTAGAAGGAAAAGATGGAACCGACAAGCAAAAAAGATCTCTGAACCTTTTAGCTGTAGGCTGGTAAAAAG from Panthera uncia isolate 11264 chromosome A1 unlocalized genomic scaffold, Puncia_PCG_1.0 HiC_scaffold_17, whole genome shotgun sequence carries:
- the BHMT gene encoding betaine--homocysteine S-methyltransferase 1 isoform X2; translation: MGILERLNAGEVVIGDGGFVFALEKRGYVKAGPWTPEATVEHPEAVRQLHREFLRAGSNVMQTFTFYASEDKLENRGNYVAEKISGQKVNEAACDIARQVADEGDALVAGGVSQTPSYLSCKSEAEVKKVFQQQLEVFLKKNVDFLIAEYFEHVEEAVWAVEALKASGKPVAATMCIGPEGDLHGVSPGECAVRLVKAGASIVGVNCHFDPTISLQTVKLMKEGLEAARLKAHLMSQPLAYHTPDCNKQGFIDLPEFPFGLEPRVATRWDIQKYAREAYKLGVRYIGGCCGFEPYHIRAIAEELAPERGFLPPASEKHGSWGSGLDMHTKPWIRARARKEYWENLRIASGRPYNPSMSKPDAWGVTKGTAELMQQKEATSEQQLRELFEKQKFKSAQ
- the BHMT gene encoding betaine--homocysteine S-methyltransferase 1 isoform X1 is translated as MAPVGGKKAKRGILERLNAGEVVIGDGGFVFALEKRGYVKAGPWTPEATVEHPEAVRQLHREFLRAGSNVMQTFTFYASEDKLENRGNYVAEKISGQKVNEAACDIARQVADEGDALVAGGVSQTPSYLSCKSEAEVKKVFQQQLEVFLKKNVDFLIAEYFEHVEEAVWAVEALKASGKPVAATMCIGPEGDLHGVSPGECAVRLVKAGASIVGVNCHFDPTISLQTVKLMKEGLEAARLKAHLMSQPLAYHTPDCNKQGFIDLPEFPFGLEPRVATRWDIQKYAREAYKLGVRYIGGCCGFEPYHIRAIAEELAPERGFLPPASEKHGSWGSGLDMHTKPWIRARARKEYWENLRIASGRPYNPSMSKPDAWGVTKGTAELMQQKEATSEQQLRELFEKQKFKSAQ